In Alligator mississippiensis isolate rAllMis1 chromosome 10, rAllMis1, whole genome shotgun sequence, one DNA window encodes the following:
- the SNRNP35 gene encoding U11/U12 small nuclear ribonucleoprotein 35 kDa protein encodes MSSARRGGAAEAKMNDWAPIAKEYDPLKAGSIDGTDEEPHDRAIWRAMLARYVPNKGVAGDPHLTLFVARLNLQTTEEKVKEVFSRYGDIRKIRLVRDLVTGFSKGYAFIEYKEERALLKAHRDANRLVIDQHEIFVDFELERTLKGWIPRRLGGGFGGKKESGQLRFGGRDRPFRKPINLPNMKSDFYGEGAAEKRERNWTRDGTRDWRTRNRDHERSRDKRGPERERSWGWGESERERDRDFKEERNRERERKERDRKDRERDRSRERDPRKQRDDDKHR; translated from the coding sequence AAAATGAATGATTGGGCACCCATAGCGAAGGAGTATGACCCCCTTAAAGCGGGGAGCATTGATGGAACAGATGAAGAGCCGCATGACCGAGCCATCTGGAGGGCCATGTTGGCACGGTATGTACCCAATAAAGGGGTGGCAGGTGATCCCCACCTCACCCTGTTTGTAGCGAGACTAAACCTACAGACCACGGAAGAGAAGGTGAAGGAAGTCTTTTCCCGATACGGAGACATCAGGAAGATCCGCCTGGTGAGAGACTTGGTCACCGGCTTTTCCAAGGGCTACGCGTTCATCGAGTACAAAGAGGAGCGTGCTCTATTGAAAGCCCATAGGGATGCCAACAGGCTGGTTATTGACCAGCATGAGATATTTGTGGACTTTGAGCTGGAAAGGACCCTAAAGGGATGGATTCCCCGGAGGCTCGGAGGTGGCTTCGGGGGCAAAAAGGAATCTGGGCAGTTGCGATTTGGAGGACGGGACAGACCTTTCCGAAAGCCCATCAATTTGCCAAATATGAAAAGTGATTTCTACGGAGAGGGAGCAgcggagaagagagagaggaactGGACTCGGGATGGAACAAGGGACTGGAGAACCAGAAACCGAGACCACGAAAGGAGCAGGGACAAGAGGGGTCCAGAAAGGGAGCGATCCTGGGGTTGGGGAGAAAGCGAGCGGGAGAGAGACCGGGACTTCAAAGAGGAAAGGaaccgagagagagagaggaaggagagagacagaaaagacAGGGAGAGGGACCGGAGCAGGGAGAGAGACCCCAGGAAGCAGAGAGATGATGACAAACACAGGTAG